A single region of the Salvelinus sp. IW2-2015 linkage group LG20, ASM291031v2, whole genome shotgun sequence genome encodes:
- the LOC111981458 gene encoding protein sprouty homolog 4, with protein MRDTTAQMESRVPHHIPGVSSSIISQPLLDSSVPYGRLQYPLTIFPIDQIKSSHMENDYIDSPAVVSQQPPSQKVAKRGSHEPLLGAPQLARCDPNDATTHPWISFSGRPSSISSSSSTSSDQRLLDHAAPTPVVDHRSTVVTTRTPCCKPKVLTSKPLDLKAAAQGAMGVDKKHMLLCETCGKCRCTECTLPRTLPSCWVCNQECLCSVQSLVDSATCMCLVKGIFYHCTEDEDDEGSCADRPCSCQQSNCCARWSFMTAMSLVLPCMMCYLPAMGCVKLSQKCYDKTSRPGCRCKTSQQACKSMEAKAGGQEKQSS; from the coding sequence ATGAGGGACACAACTGCACAGATGGAGTCAAGGGTTCCCCACCACATCCCTGGAGTGTCTTCCTCCATTATATCCCAGCCGTTGCTGGACAGTAGTGTCCCCTATGGAAGGCTCCAGTACCCGCTCACCATCTTCCCCATCGACCAGATTAAGTCCTCTCACATGGAGAACGACTATATTGACAGTCCGGCTGTGGTCTCCCAGCAACCCCCCAGCCAGAAGGTTGCCAAAAGGGGGTCCCACGAGCCACTGCTAGGGGCCCCCCAGCTGGCGCGCTGCGACCCCAACGACGCCACCACACACCCCTGGATCTCCTTCAGCGGGCGGCCCAGCTCcatcagcagtagcagcagcacctCGTCAGACCAGAGGCTGCTGGACCACGCAGCCCCTACCCCCGTGGTGGACCACAGGTCCACAGTAGTCACCACCAGGACCCCCTGTTGCAAGCCCAAGGTGCTCACTTCCAAGCCTCTGGACCTAAAGGCTGCTGCCCAGGGGGCCATGGGGGTGGACAAGAAGCACATGCTGCTGTGTGAGACATGTGGTAAGTGCCGCTGCACAGAGTGCACCCTGCCCCGGACCCTGCCTTCCTGCTGGGTGTGCAACCAGGAGTGCCTGTGCTCGGTGCAGAGCCTGGTGGACTCGGCCACCTGCATGTGCCTGGTCAAGGGCATTTTCTACCACTGCACCGAGGATGAGGACGATGAGGGCTCTTGCGCCGACCGCCCATGCTCCTGCCAACAGTCTAACTGCTGCGCACGCTGGTCCTTCATGACGGCCATGTCCCTGGTGCTGCCCTGTATGATGTGCTACCTGCCCGCCATGGGCTGTGTCAAACTGTCGCAGAAGTGCTACGATAAAACCAGCCGCCCGGGCTGCCGCTGCAAGACCTCCCAGCAGGCCtgtaagagtatggaggccaAGGCTGGAGGCCAGGAGAAACAGTCCTCATGA